The Achromobacter deleyi genome has a window encoding:
- the gatA gene encoding Asp-tRNA(Asn)/Glu-tRNA(Gln) amidotransferase subunit GatA, whose translation MTKPALHTQFEGIAALRAALAQRQISAVELAQSALAAAEAASSLNSFLHIDADLTLAQARAADAALAAGTAGPLAGVPIAHKDAFVTRGWRTTAGSKMLQGYVSPFDATVVERLGEAGAVSVGKLNCDEFAMGSGNENSAYGAVKNPWDHAAVPGGSSGGSAAAVAARLVAAATGTDTGGSVRQPAALCGVSGIKPTYGTVSRYGMVAFGSSLDQAGPLAPSSRDLLELLDVISGFDPRDATSLEKCDAVVNEPGRVRRDFDAAQGRFDAAGSQPLKGLRIGVPQEYFGAGLAPDVAAAVEAALAQFEALGAVRVPVSLPRTELAIPAYYVIAPAEASSNLARYDGVRYGHRAAEYGNLDEMISRSRAEGFGDEVKRRILIGTYVLSHGYYDAYYLQAQRLRRLIAQDFQRAYAGQCDVIMGPVTPTVAKNIGDNRDDPTADWLADVYTLGVSLAGLPAMSIPCGFGGAAGQRPVGLQIIGNYFDEGRLLAIADRYQQVTDWHKQSPVKQDA comes from the coding sequence ATGACTAAACCCGCTCTGCATACCCAATTCGAGGGGATCGCCGCGCTGCGCGCGGCCCTCGCCCAACGCCAGATCAGCGCCGTCGAGCTGGCGCAAAGCGCCCTGGCGGCCGCCGAAGCGGCCAGCAGCCTGAATTCCTTTTTACATATTGACGCCGATTTGACGCTGGCGCAGGCCCGAGCCGCCGACGCCGCGCTGGCGGCCGGCACGGCCGGCCCCCTGGCAGGCGTCCCGATCGCCCACAAGGACGCCTTCGTCACGCGCGGCTGGCGCACCACCGCGGGCAGCAAGATGCTGCAAGGATACGTCAGCCCGTTCGACGCCACCGTCGTGGAACGCCTGGGCGAGGCCGGTGCGGTCTCGGTGGGCAAGCTGAACTGCGACGAATTCGCCATGGGTTCCGGCAACGAGAACTCCGCCTACGGCGCCGTGAAGAACCCCTGGGACCACGCCGCCGTGCCTGGCGGCTCCTCGGGCGGCTCCGCGGCCGCCGTGGCCGCCCGCCTGGTGGCCGCCGCCACCGGCACCGACACCGGCGGCTCGGTCCGCCAGCCCGCCGCCCTGTGCGGCGTCAGCGGCATCAAGCCGACCTACGGCACGGTTTCGCGCTACGGCATGGTTGCCTTCGGTTCCAGCCTGGACCAGGCCGGCCCGCTGGCCCCCAGCAGCCGCGACCTGCTTGAACTGCTGGACGTCATCAGCGGCTTTGACCCGCGCGACGCCACCAGCCTGGAAAAATGCGACGCCGTCGTGAACGAGCCCGGCCGCGTCCGCCGCGACTTCGACGCCGCGCAGGGCCGTTTCGACGCCGCCGGCAGCCAGCCCCTGAAGGGCCTGCGCATCGGCGTGCCGCAGGAGTACTTCGGCGCCGGCCTGGCGCCGGACGTGGCCGCCGCGGTGGAAGCCGCGCTGGCGCAATTCGAGGCCCTCGGCGCCGTGCGCGTGCCGGTGTCGCTGCCGCGCACCGAGCTGGCCATTCCCGCCTACTACGTCATCGCCCCCGCCGAAGCATCCAGCAACCTGGCCCGCTACGACGGCGTGCGCTACGGCCACCGCGCAGCGGAGTACGGCAACCTGGACGAGATGATCAGCCGCTCGCGCGCCGAAGGCTTCGGCGACGAGGTCAAGCGCCGCATCCTGATCGGCACCTACGTGCTGTCCCACGGCTACTACGACGCCTACTACCTGCAGGCGCAGCGCCTGCGCCGCCTGATCGCGCAGGACTTCCAGCGCGCCTACGCCGGCCAGTGCGACGTCATCATGGGCCCGGTCACGCCCACGGTCGCCAAGAACATCGGCGACAACCGCGACGACCCGACCGCCGACTGGCTGGCCGACGTCTACACGCTGGGCGTCAGCCTGGCGGGCCTGCCGGCCATGTCCATTCCTTGCGGTTTCGGCGGCGCAGCGGGCCAGCGTCCCGTCGGCCTGCAGATCATCGGCAACTACTTCGACGAAGGCCGTCTCCTGGCCATCGCCGACCGCTACCAACAAGTCACCGACTGGCACAAGCAATCGCCGGTAAAGCAGGACGCCTGA
- the mreD gene encoding rod shape-determining protein MreD, which yields MDRTNQSAGQPRRRLGTPSNVHPDKLSGPAHGVFVWGTVLLVWLVSLLPWRLWQGAPDVLLLIIAFWCVHEPRRVGLFTAFFFGLLMDVHDAGLLGEHALSYTLVAYGAVVLHRRLQRFDLWSQAMHMLPVFFIARFVTQIIHAWLAGKWPGWDWGISVLLTAALWPLAGWVLHLPQRGADDAESSSA from the coding sequence GTGGATCGGACTAATCAATCCGCCGGGCAACCCCGGCGCCGCCTGGGCACGCCCAGCAATGTGCATCCCGACAAGCTGTCGGGTCCCGCGCATGGGGTGTTCGTCTGGGGCACGGTGCTGCTCGTATGGCTGGTGTCGCTGCTTCCCTGGCGTCTGTGGCAGGGCGCGCCCGACGTGCTGCTGCTGATCATCGCCTTCTGGTGCGTGCACGAACCGCGCCGCGTCGGACTGTTCACGGCGTTCTTCTTCGGCTTGCTGATGGACGTGCACGATGCCGGCCTGCTCGGCGAGCACGCTTTGTCCTATACGCTGGTCGCCTACGGCGCGGTGGTCCTGCATCGCCGGCTGCAACGGTTCGATCTCTGGAGCCAGGCAATGCACATGCTGCCTGTGTTCTTCATCGCCCGCTTCGTGACCCAGATCATCCATGCATGGCTGGCCGGCAAATGGCCCGGCTGGGACTGGGGCATCAGCGTGCTTCTGACAGCCGCTCTGTGGCCGCTGGCGGGTTGGGTCCTGCACCTGCCGCAGCGCGGTGCCGACGACGCCGAATCTTCCTCCGCCTGA
- the pyrE gene encoding orotate phosphoribosyltransferase: MPAAHSSVTALDFVRFALNEGVLRFGSFKVKSGRISPYFFNAGLFNSGGSVGKLARFYAQALLDSGVSFDMLFGPAYKGIPLATATAVALAGHPDMQGRGDVPFAYNRKEAKDHGEGGTLVGAPLKGKVVIIDDVITAGTSVRESVEIIRAAGAEPAAVLIAMDRMERAGPDDALSPHSAVQDVAKTYGIPVVAIASLTDILALLQDDASFAENRDAVLAYRTKYGVK; this comes from the coding sequence ATGCCCGCCGCCCATTCCTCCGTCACCGCCCTTGATTTCGTCCGCTTCGCCTTGAACGAGGGCGTGCTGCGTTTCGGCAGCTTCAAGGTCAAGTCGGGCCGTATCAGTCCCTATTTCTTCAATGCCGGACTGTTCAACAGCGGCGGCTCGGTCGGCAAGCTGGCGCGATTCTACGCCCAGGCGCTGCTGGACTCGGGCGTGTCCTTCGACATGCTGTTCGGCCCCGCGTACAAGGGCATCCCGCTGGCAACGGCCACCGCCGTGGCGCTGGCCGGGCACCCGGACATGCAGGGGCGCGGCGACGTGCCTTTCGCGTACAACCGCAAGGAAGCCAAGGACCACGGCGAAGGCGGCACGCTGGTCGGCGCGCCGCTGAAGGGCAAGGTTGTCATCATTGACGACGTGATCACGGCGGGGACCTCGGTGCGCGAATCGGTGGAGATCATCCGCGCAGCGGGCGCGGAGCCGGCGGCGGTGCTGATCGCCATGGACCGGATGGAACGCGCGGGCCCGGACGACGCCCTGTCGCCGCATTCCGCCGTGCAGGACGTGGCCAAGACCTACGGCATTCCGGTGGTGGCGATCGCGTCGCTGACGGACATCCTGGCCCTGCTGCAGGACGATGCATCGTTTGCCGAGAACCGCGACGCGGTGCTGGCGTACCGCACGAAGTACGGGGTGAAGTAG
- a CDS encoding type II toxin-antitoxin system VapC family toxin: protein MTTVDMVLDASATLAWLLGRADARENLLAERLLDIAHDSRSAVPPIWHLEIANSMLRAERGRLVSRDQLASFNQLLTRLPIFPDLTKDAFHIPSIYQLAHRHALTAYDASYLELALRSGANLATFDRKLADAARASGVAVWGQPHGLAEPASRYG from the coding sequence ATGACGACGGTCGACATGGTGCTGGATGCCTCGGCCACCCTGGCCTGGCTACTCGGTCGAGCAGATGCCCGGGAAAACCTGTTGGCTGAGCGTTTACTCGACATCGCGCACGATTCTCGGAGCGCGGTGCCACCCATCTGGCACCTCGAGATCGCAAACAGCATGCTGCGCGCCGAGCGTGGCCGGCTGGTTTCCAGGGATCAACTGGCCTCATTCAATCAGCTTTTGACGCGGCTGCCAATTTTTCCGGACTTGACCAAGGACGCGTTTCACATCCCCAGCATTTATCAATTGGCCCACAGGCACGCCCTGACCGCCTATGACGCCAGCTATCTGGAACTGGCCTTGAGAAGCGGCGCAAACCTGGCGACGTTCGACCGAAAACTGGCCGACGCCGCCCGGGCTTCCGGAGTTGCCGTCTGGGGCCAGCCTCACGGCTTGGCCGAACCGGCGAGCCGGTACGGTTAA
- the mrdA gene encoding penicillin-binding protein 2 produces the protein MFEFKKTGQQQKQRFRLRAWVGGIFALVCFGVLVGRFWYLQVDRYEGLSERADRNRIAVVPIPPRRGEILDRNGEVLARNYRTYTLEVVPAQAGNMNELFERLTEVVYISPSDQRRFKRRAAESSRYASLQLRNNLNETEAAWFAAHSFQFPGVELRARWVREYPQGVSAAHVVGYIGRIAEGDNEELERAGQLGNYRGTEVIGKKGIEKTWEEQLHGRTGLEEVEVTAGGRPMRTLRRIDPVPGSDIMLSIDLGLQKVAEEAFEGQRGALVAIDPDTGEVLAFVSQPSFDPNLFVDGIDVDNWRMLNESPDHPLINRPLYGTYPIGSTYKPFVGLAALELGKRRATDRISDPGYYEFGGQKFRNAGGAAYGMTDMHKAIVVSSDTYFYSLGPEIGVNALHDFTKQFGFGQITGIDLEGEKRGVLPSTDWKRAAYKDKERQRWYAGETISVAVGQGYNAFTLLQLAQGTSTLANNGLFRRPHLVHAVRDPRTGVAKPTESTPDYRIPLKQANVDVIKNAMADVVRAGTARRAFANTPYQAAGKTGTAQVFSLRGGHYRASAIDERLRDHALFMGFAPLEHPRIAVSLIVENAGWGASVAAPVARKVFDYWLAKDRQDKIVRPERADSMATVETITSDLVRQQ, from the coding sequence ATGTTCGAATTCAAGAAAACCGGCCAGCAGCAAAAGCAGCGTTTCCGCCTGCGCGCCTGGGTGGGCGGCATATTCGCGCTGGTGTGCTTTGGCGTGCTGGTGGGCCGGTTCTGGTATCTGCAGGTCGACCGCTACGAAGGCCTGTCCGAACGCGCCGACCGCAACCGTATCGCCGTTGTGCCGATTCCGCCGCGCCGCGGCGAGATCCTGGACCGCAACGGCGAAGTCCTGGCGCGCAACTACCGCACCTATACGCTCGAAGTCGTGCCCGCCCAAGCAGGCAACATGAATGAGCTGTTCGAGCGCCTGACCGAGGTCGTCTACATCAGCCCGTCGGATCAGCGGCGCTTCAAACGTCGCGCGGCGGAGTCCAGCCGCTACGCCAGCCTGCAGCTGCGCAACAACCTGAACGAGACCGAGGCCGCCTGGTTCGCCGCGCACTCCTTCCAGTTTCCGGGCGTGGAGCTGCGCGCGCGCTGGGTGCGCGAGTATCCGCAAGGCGTGTCCGCCGCGCACGTGGTGGGTTACATCGGCCGCATCGCCGAGGGCGACAACGAAGAACTGGAGCGCGCCGGCCAGTTGGGCAACTACCGTGGCACCGAGGTCATCGGCAAGAAGGGTATCGAGAAGACCTGGGAGGAGCAGCTGCATGGCCGCACCGGACTGGAAGAGGTCGAGGTGACCGCCGGCGGTCGCCCCATGCGCACGCTGCGCCGGATCGATCCGGTGCCGGGCTCGGACATCATGCTGTCCATCGACCTGGGCCTGCAAAAGGTGGCGGAAGAAGCTTTCGAGGGACAGCGCGGCGCGCTGGTCGCGATCGACCCGGACACGGGCGAGGTCCTGGCCTTCGTGTCGCAACCGTCTTTCGATCCCAATCTGTTCGTGGACGGCATCGACGTGGACAACTGGCGCATGCTGAATGAATCGCCAGACCATCCCCTGATCAATCGCCCGCTGTACGGCACGTATCCCATCGGCTCCACCTACAAGCCTTTCGTGGGCCTGGCCGCGCTGGAACTGGGCAAGCGCCGCGCCACGGACCGCATCTCGGATCCCGGTTACTACGAATTTGGCGGCCAGAAATTCCGCAACGCGGGCGGCGCGGCCTATGGCATGACGGACATGCATAAGGCCATCGTGGTGTCGTCCGACACCTATTTCTATTCGCTCGGCCCCGAAATCGGCGTGAATGCGCTGCACGACTTCACCAAGCAGTTCGGCTTTGGCCAGATCACCGGCATCGACCTGGAAGGCGAGAAGCGCGGCGTATTGCCGTCCACCGACTGGAAGCGCGCGGCCTACAAGGACAAGGAACGCCAGCGCTGGTACGCCGGCGAGACGATCTCCGTGGCCGTGGGGCAGGGCTACAACGCCTTCACCCTGCTGCAGCTGGCGCAAGGCACGTCCACCCTGGCCAACAACGGCCTGTTCCGGCGTCCGCACCTGGTGCACGCCGTGCGCGATCCGCGCACCGGCGTGGCCAAGCCCACGGAGTCCACTCCCGACTACCGCATTCCGCTCAAGCAGGCCAACGTGGACGTGATCAAGAACGCGATGGCCGACGTCGTCCGGGCCGGCACGGCGCGCCGCGCGTTCGCCAATACGCCCTACCAGGCCGCCGGCAAGACCGGCACCGCGCAGGTGTTCAGCCTGCGAGGCGGCCATTACCGCGCCAGCGCCATCGACGAGCGCCTGCGCGACCATGCGCTGTTCATGGGCTTTGCGCCGTTGGAGCATCCTCGCATCGCCGTGTCGCTGATCGTCGAGAACGCGGGCTGGGGCGCCAGCGTGGCGGCGCCGGTGGCGCGCAAGGTGTTCGACTATTGGCTCGCCAAGGACCGGCAGGACAAGATCGTGCGGCCTGAGCGCGCCGATTCCATGGCCACCGTTGAAACCATTACTTCCGACCTGGTACGTCAACAATGA
- a CDS encoding LysR substrate-binding domain-containing protein, which produces MKLPPLNSLRVFDAAARHEAFGKAAQELHVTHGAVSRQIRLLEEALGVTLFERRNRAVFLTGSGRQLLGVTRSLFEQLASGLAALRPAAADTPLVLSCEPTIAMMWLIPRLPEFQRRHPGMQVHLYAAGGPVDFAAQGVDVALRRNDFEWDAALQAHKVCDEWTGPVCRPGVVALQVADPGADPWGGAAALGSATRPRAWRQWSQASGRKAPRRAGPTYEHFYLSLQAAAAGLGVAIGSALMVRDALRDHRLEAPCGFVRDGSAYFLLSPRPCEDDPRAAAFLAWLRQEADASLPAATHDGQSVVS; this is translated from the coding sequence ATGAAACTTCCGCCCCTGAACTCCCTGCGCGTGTTCGACGCCGCCGCGCGCCACGAGGCATTCGGCAAGGCCGCGCAAGAGCTGCATGTCACGCATGGCGCCGTCAGCCGGCAGATCAGGCTGCTGGAGGAGGCTTTGGGCGTGACACTATTCGAACGACGGAATAGGGCGGTTTTCCTGACTGGTTCCGGGCGGCAATTGCTCGGCGTCACGCGCAGCCTGTTCGAGCAGCTCGCGTCGGGTCTGGCGGCCTTGCGGCCGGCGGCGGCGGATACGCCGCTGGTGCTGTCCTGCGAACCCACCATCGCCATGATGTGGCTGATTCCGCGGCTGCCCGAATTCCAGCGGCGGCATCCTGGCATGCAGGTGCATCTGTACGCGGCGGGCGGACCGGTGGATTTCGCCGCGCAAGGCGTGGATGTGGCCTTGCGCCGCAATGATTTCGAGTGGGATGCCGCCCTGCAGGCGCACAAGGTGTGTGACGAATGGACGGGGCCGGTGTGCCGGCCTGGTGTGGTCGCGCTGCAGGTAGCGGACCCCGGCGCGGACCCGTGGGGCGGCGCGGCGGCGCTCGGCAGCGCCACGCGGCCACGCGCGTGGCGGCAGTGGTCTCAGGCCTCCGGCCGGAAGGCGCCGCGCCGGGCGGGGCCGACCTACGAGCATTTTTACCTGAGCCTGCAGGCAGCCGCCGCCGGGCTGGGCGTGGCCATCGGGTCCGCGCTGATGGTGCGCGATGCGTTGCGCGACCACAGGCTGGAGGCCCCTTGCGGCTTCGTGCGGGACGGATCCGCGTACTTCCTCCTGTCGCCCCGGCCCTGCGAGGATGATCCGCGCGCGGCGGCATTCCTGGCATGGCTGCGGCAGGAGGCGGACGCCTCGCTGCCGGCGGCGACGCACGACGGTCAGAGCGTCGTGTCGTAG
- a CDS encoding exodeoxyribonuclease III, with protein MLRITSINLNGIRSAFRKGLQPWMEKHAADVLCLQEIKVSHDDLTDDLRHPPGYTGHFHHAVKKGYSGVGIYLRDAAERVNIGLGCEEFDPEGRVIRADWKNLSVISAYLPSGSSGDERQQAKYRFLDRFGPWIDALMHEHKTTGREFVICGDWNIAHKEIDLKNWKGNLKNSGFLPEERAWLTDVFDKRGFVDVFRTIDDRPDQYTWWSNRGQAWAKNVGWRIDYQIATPGIAAKARNVAIYKDERFSDHAPLTIDYDTTL; from the coding sequence TTGCTGCGCATCACGTCGATCAACCTCAATGGCATCCGGTCCGCCTTCCGCAAGGGCCTGCAACCGTGGATGGAAAAGCACGCCGCCGACGTGCTGTGCCTCCAGGAAATCAAGGTGTCCCACGATGACCTGACCGACGACCTGCGCCACCCTCCCGGCTACACCGGCCACTTCCACCACGCGGTGAAGAAGGGCTACAGCGGCGTGGGCATTTATCTGCGCGACGCCGCCGAGCGCGTGAACATCGGCCTGGGCTGCGAGGAATTCGACCCCGAAGGCCGCGTCATCCGCGCCGATTGGAAGAACCTGTCGGTGATCAGCGCCTACCTGCCCTCGGGCTCCAGCGGCGACGAACGGCAGCAGGCCAAGTACCGCTTCCTGGACCGGTTCGGCCCCTGGATCGACGCCCTGATGCACGAGCACAAGACGACCGGCCGCGAATTCGTCATTTGCGGCGACTGGAACATCGCGCACAAGGAAATCGACCTGAAGAACTGGAAGGGCAACCTGAAGAACTCCGGCTTCCTGCCTGAAGAGCGCGCATGGCTGACGGACGTATTCGACAAGCGCGGCTTCGTGGACGTGTTCCGGACCATCGACGACCGCCCGGACCAGTACACCTGGTGGAGCAACCGCGGCCAGGCTTGGGCAAAGAACGTGGGGTGGCGCATCGACTACCAGATCGCCACGCCCGGCATCGCCGCCAAGGCCCGCAACGTGGCCATCTACAAGGACGAGCGCTTCTCGGACCACGCGCCGCTGACGATCGACTACGACACGACGCTCTGA
- the mreC gene encoding rod shape-determining protein MreC codes for MQRQGTPPLFRRGPPAEVRLVVLAVLALALIVMDSQWRMLEPARRTISVALYPFQRAVMAPRDLVQRVNEWLNAANLIRSENEALQRQRIELAQVASHAAQLAAENSQLRRLLGVTDTVAQSAVVVEVMYEPTNAFTQRLVFNKGSKAGLAPGMPVIDEGGVVGQIVRVTPMTAEAALVTDEQVSIPVQLLRNGLRLIAFGGNSPGKMEVRYLAANADIKEGDTIVTSGVGGLFPAGLPVAKVTSVERDTASGFARAVCEPLAHPERYRHFLVLQVDVARAESNRQEVDSGGSD; via the coding sequence ATGCAACGACAAGGGACCCCCCCCCTATTCAGGCGCGGCCCACCTGCCGAGGTGCGGCTGGTCGTTCTGGCCGTCCTTGCTTTGGCCCTGATCGTCATGGATTCGCAATGGCGCATGCTGGAGCCGGCGCGTCGGACGATTTCCGTGGCGCTCTATCCCTTCCAGCGCGCCGTCATGGCGCCGCGCGATCTCGTCCAGCGAGTCAATGAATGGCTCAACGCGGCCAACCTCATACGCAGCGAAAACGAAGCCTTGCAACGCCAGCGCATCGAGCTGGCCCAGGTTGCCTCGCACGCGGCCCAGCTGGCCGCCGAGAACTCGCAATTGCGACGTCTCCTGGGGGTGACCGATACCGTGGCGCAGTCCGCGGTGGTGGTCGAAGTCATGTACGAGCCCACCAACGCCTTCACCCAACGCCTGGTCTTCAACAAGGGCAGCAAGGCTGGCCTGGCGCCTGGCATGCCGGTGATCGACGAGGGCGGCGTGGTTGGCCAGATCGTGCGCGTGACGCCCATGACCGCCGAGGCCGCGCTGGTCACCGATGAACAGGTGTCCATTCCCGTTCAGCTGCTGCGCAACGGGCTGCGCCTGATCGCGTTTGGCGGCAATTCTCCTGGCAAGATGGAAGTTCGTTACTTGGCGGCCAATGCCGACATCAAGGAAGGCGATACTATCGTTACCAGCGGCGTCGGTGGCTTGTTCCCCGCCGGCCTGCCCGTGGCCAAGGTGACCTCGGTCGAGCGCGACACCGCATCGGGTTTCGCGCGCGCCGTTTGTGAACCGCTGGCCCATCCCGAACGCTATCGCCACTTCCTGGTTCTGCAGGTGGATGTGGCCCGCGCCGAGTCCAACCGTCAGGAGGTCGATTCCGGTGGATCGGACTAA
- the gatB gene encoding Asp-tRNA(Asn)/Glu-tRNA(Gln) amidotransferase subunit GatB: MNWEIVIGLETHTQLSTDSKIFSGSSTQFGAAPNTHANEVDLALPGSLPVMNRGAAERAIRFGLAVGATIAPRSVFARKNYFYPDLPKGYQISQYELPVVVGGTLSFFVGEEEKTVNLTRAHLEEDAGKSLHDDFNLANGAPASGIDLNRAGTPLLEIVTEPEMRSAAEAVSYARALHSLVVWLGICDGNMQEGSFRCDANVSVRPVGQKEFGTRTEIKNVNSFRFLERAIVYEARRQIELIEDGGTVVQETRLYDADRDETRSMRSKEDAHDYRYFPDPDLPTLVISSAWVDEIRAAMPELPAAQRARFESEYGLPAYDAAQLTVSRDLAAYFEAVAHALPSGQAKLAANWVMGEVAAALNKEEKAIADSPVQAPALAALIGRIIDGTISNKIAREVFGAMWAGENGGDADAIIDARGLKQISDTGAIGAMIDEVLAANPAIVEEYRAGKQKAFNSLVGQIMKAARGKANPQQVNDLLKQKLDS; the protein is encoded by the coding sequence ATGAACTGGGAAATCGTCATCGGCCTGGAAACGCATACCCAGCTTTCCACCGACTCCAAGATTTTTTCGGGCAGCAGCACGCAGTTCGGCGCTGCGCCCAACACGCATGCCAACGAGGTCGACCTGGCATTGCCGGGCAGCCTGCCGGTCATGAACCGCGGCGCCGCCGAGCGCGCCATCCGCTTCGGCCTGGCCGTGGGCGCCACCATCGCGCCGCGCTCGGTCTTTGCGCGCAAGAACTACTTCTATCCCGACCTGCCCAAGGGCTACCAGATCAGCCAGTACGAACTGCCGGTGGTCGTGGGCGGTACGCTGTCGTTCTTCGTGGGCGAAGAGGAAAAGACCGTCAACCTGACGCGCGCCCACCTGGAAGAAGACGCCGGCAAGTCCCTGCACGACGACTTCAACCTGGCCAATGGCGCCCCCGCCAGCGGCATCGACCTGAACCGCGCCGGCACCCCGCTGCTGGAAATCGTGACCGAGCCAGAAATGCGCTCGGCCGCCGAGGCCGTGTCCTACGCCCGTGCCCTGCACAGCCTGGTCGTGTGGCTGGGCATCTGCGACGGGAACATGCAGGAAGGCTCGTTCCGCTGCGACGCCAACGTGTCGGTGCGCCCGGTGGGCCAGAAGGAATTCGGCACCCGCACCGAGATCAAGAACGTCAACTCGTTCCGCTTCCTGGAACGCGCCATCGTCTATGAGGCGCGCCGCCAGATCGAACTGATCGAGGACGGCGGCACCGTCGTCCAGGAAACCCGCCTGTACGACGCCGACCGCGACGAGACGCGCAGCATGCGCAGCAAGGAAGACGCGCACGACTATCGCTACTTCCCCGATCCCGACCTGCCCACGCTGGTGATTTCCAGCGCCTGGGTGGACGAGATCCGCGCCGCCATGCCCGAACTGCCGGCCGCCCAGCGCGCCCGCTTCGAGTCGGAATATGGCCTGCCCGCCTACGACGCGGCCCAACTGACCGTCAGTCGCGACCTGGCCGCCTACTTCGAGGCCGTGGCGCATGCCCTGCCCTCGGGCCAGGCCAAGCTGGCGGCCAACTGGGTCATGGGCGAAGTCGCCGCCGCGCTGAACAAGGAAGAAAAGGCCATCGCCGATTCGCCGGTGCAGGCGCCGGCGCTGGCTGCCCTGATCGGCCGCATCATCGACGGCACCATCTCCAACAAGATCGCCCGCGAAGTCTTCGGCGCGATGTGGGCAGGTGAGAACGGCGGCGACGCCGACGCCATCATCGACGCCCGCGGCCTGAAGCAGATCAGCGACACGGGCGCGATCGGCGCCATGATCGACGAAGTGCTGGCGGCCAACCCGGCCATCGTTGAGGAGTACCGCGCCGGCAAGCAGAAGGCGTTCAACTCGCTGGTCGGCCAGATCATGAAGGCCGCCCGCGGCAAGGCCAATCCGCAGCAAGTGAACGACCTGCTCAAGCAAAAGCTCGACAGCTGA
- the gatC gene encoding Asp-tRNA(Asn)/Glu-tRNA(Gln) amidotransferase subunit GatC, with the protein MALNDKDVARIARLARIELTPDQRTVAQAELNGILHLIERLQSVDTQGVDPLAHPLSAHEDIVLRLREDAVTEASSEARRQELLANAPDAQEGLFLVPKVLD; encoded by the coding sequence ATGGCGCTCAATGACAAAGATGTGGCCCGTATTGCCCGGCTGGCCAGAATCGAACTGACCCCCGACCAGCGCACCGTTGCGCAGGCCGAGCTTAACGGCATCCTCCACCTGATCGAACGGCTCCAGTCCGTCGACACCCAAGGTGTCGACCCCCTGGCCCACCCCCTGTCGGCCCATGAGGACATTGTGCTCCGCCTGCGTGAAGACGCCGTGACCGAAGCCAGTTCGGAAGCCCGCCGCCAGGAACTGCTGGCCAATGCCCCCGACGCCCAGGAAGGCTTGTTCCTGGTTCCCAAGGTCCTGGATTAA
- a CDS encoding rod shape-determining protein: MFGFLRSYFSSDMAIDLGTANTLIYVRGKGIVLDEPSVVAIRHEGGPHGKKIIQAVGHEAKQMLGRVPGNIEAIRPMKDGVIADFTVTEQMLKQFIRMVHPRNMLAPSPRIIVCVPCGSTQVERRAIRESALGAGASHVFLIEEPMAAAIGAGLAVSDASGSMVVDIGGGTTEVAVISLGGMVYKGSVRVGGDKFDEAIINYIRRNYGMLIGEPTAELIKKEIGSAFPGSEVREIEVKGRNLAEGVPRSFTVSSNEILESLTDPLNQIVSAVKIALEQTPPELGADITDKGITLTGGGALLRDLDRLLQEETGLPVVVADDPLTCVVRGCGEALEHLEKLGAIFIND; the protein is encoded by the coding sequence ATGTTCGGATTCCTGCGCAGTTATTTTTCCAGCGATATGGCGATTGACCTCGGTACCGCCAACACGCTGATTTACGTCCGCGGCAAGGGCATCGTTCTCGATGAGCCCTCCGTGGTCGCAATCCGTCATGAAGGCGGGCCTCACGGCAAGAAGATCATCCAGGCCGTCGGCCACGAAGCCAAGCAGATGCTCGGCCGAGTTCCCGGCAATATCGAGGCCATCCGGCCCATGAAGGACGGCGTCATCGCCGACTTCACGGTCACCGAACAGATGCTCAAGCAGTTCATCCGCATGGTGCACCCCCGCAACATGCTGGCGCCCAGCCCGCGGATCATCGTCTGCGTGCCCTGCGGCTCCACCCAGGTTGAGCGGCGCGCCATCCGTGAATCGGCCTTGGGCGCAGGCGCGTCCCATGTCTTCCTGATCGAAGAACCCATGGCCGCGGCCATCGGCGCCGGCCTGGCCGTGTCCGACGCCAGCGGCTCCATGGTCGTCGACATCGGCGGCGGCACCACCGAGGTGGCGGTCATCTCGCTGGGTGGCATGGTCTACAAGGGCTCCGTGCGCGTTGGCGGCGACAAGTTCGACGAAGCCATCATCAACTATATCCGCCGCAACTACGGCATGTTGATCGGCGAACCCACGGCAGAACTCATCAAGAAGGAAATCGGCTCGGCATTCCCGGGATCCGAAGTCCGCGAGATCGAGGTCAAGGGCCGCAACCTGGCCGAAGGCGTGCCGCGCAGCTTCACGGTCTCGTCCAACGAGATCCTGGAATCGCTGACGGATCCGCTGAACCAGATCGTTTCCGCCGTGAAGATCGCCCTTGAGCAGACCCCGCCCGAGCTGGGCGCCGACATCACCGACAAGGGCATTACCCTGACCGGTGGCGGCGCACTGCTGCGCGACCTCGACCGCCTGCTCCAGGAAGAAACCGGACTGCCCGTCGTGGTGGCCGATGATCCCCTGACCTGCGTCGTGCGCGGTTGCGGCGAAGCGCTGGAACACCTTGAGAAACTGGGCGCCATCTTCATCAACGACTAA